From the genome of Bactrocera oleae isolate idBacOlea1 chromosome 2, idBacOlea1, whole genome shotgun sequence, one region includes:
- the spas gene encoding spastin isoform X1, with the protein MVRNKTQSTSSSSSGNASGSASNSSSSTKSPIRQSCANSNNINSGARTHRKSSSTCSVALADDSKPASSSSRRSQPQSNNNTSSHTDEETDAEYDRTPTDGAPSISSVHKQNLYIVSFPIIFLFNILRSLIYQLFCIFRYVYGASTKVIYRPHKRECNIEIVVGSNKSFQNSRNESTLPNEIDKNQLVQYHSRNSSLATYPLAGGTGIGIGNIAAVSGQQRYRSAQQLDMSGRGNPSSSPGPGDPLLAKQKHHHRRAFEYISKALKIDEENEGHKELAIELYRKGIKELEDGIAVDCWSGRGDVWERAQRLHDKMQTNLSMARDRLHFLELRDEELKLHALKLSESDEQTNKVLVVPPMVVNGSEYKNSATSRTSLAKTDSRLPSYNIQNKLRTTKKLSKDSHKSISCVSTTTGGKVSSTASGRKLTVSSKRPGNLAVINKSQTLPRNLGSKNASSTAVPRQPVKTAATPPAVRRQFTSGRNTPPQRARTPISTSSNYGNQSSGSGTAPAVTVKGVEQKLVQIILDEIVEGGAKVEWSDIAGQEVAKQALQEMVILPSVRPELFTGLRAPAKGLLLFGPPGNGKTLLARAVATECSATFLNISAASLTSKYVGDGEKLVRALFAVAREMQPSIIFIDEVDSLLSERSSNEHEASRRLKTEFLVEFDGLPGNPEGDRIVVLAATNRPQELDEAALRRFTKRVYVSLPDIDTRELLLSRLLEKQGSPLGTEALRRLAKLTDGYSGSDLTALAKDAALEPIRELNMEQVKCLDISAMRPITENDFHNSLKRIRRSVASQSLNSYEKWSQEYGDITI; encoded by the exons ATGGTGCGTAACAAAACGCAATCAACTTCTTCGTCATCCTCGGGCAATGCAAGTGGCAGTGCAAGTAATAGTAGCAGTAGCACTAAATCTCCTATCCGCCAGAGCTGcgccaacagcaacaatataAACAGTGGCGCGCGTACACACCGTAAATCATCTAGTACCTGCAGTGTTGCATTAGCCGACGACTCAAAGCCAGCATCGTCATCTAGTCGGCGCTCACAACCACAATCTAACAATAATACCTCTTCTCATACCGACGAGGAGACGGACGCAGAATATGACAGAACCCCTACTGACGGCGCCCCATCGATCAGTTCAGTGCACAAGCAAAATCTTTATATCGTTTCGTTTCCCATAATTTTCCTCTTCAATATACTGCGTTCGTTGATTTATcaattgttttgcatttttcgaTATGTATACGGGGCTAGCACAAAAGTGATCTATCGGCCTCATAAACGAGAGTGTAACATTGAAATTGTTGTTGGTTCTAATAAATCGTTTCAAAACTCGCGAAACGAAAGTACTTTACCAAACGAAATTGACAAAAATCAGCTCGTACAATATCATTCGCGTAATTCATCTTTGGCTACTTATCCACTAGCTGGGGGAACTGGAATTGGTATTGGAAATATTGCTGCAGTCAGTGGTCAACAGCGTTATCGTTCTGCACAACAGCTAGATATGTCCGGAAGAGGAAACCCATCTAGTTCTCCGGGACCTGGTGATCCTCTGCTGGCTAAACAAAAACACCACCACCGCAGGGCGTTTGAGTACATTTCCAAAGCACTGAAAATTGATGAAGAAAACGAAG GTCACAAAGAACTGGCCATCGAATTGTATAGGAAAGGAATTAAGGAATTGGAAGATGGAATTGCAGTTGATTGTTGGAGTGGTCGAGGTGATGTTTGGGAACGAGCACAACGATTACATgacaaaatgcaaacaaatctTTCGATGGCTCGAGATCGCTTACACTTTTTAG AATTACGAGATGAAGAATTAAAATTGCATGCGCTAAAACTTAGTGAATCTGATGAACAAACAAATAAGGTATTAGTTGTGCCACCAATGGTAGTAAATGgttcagaatataaaaattctGCAACCTCACGTACGTCTTTAGCGAAGACTGATTCACGATTGCCTTCctataatattcaaaataaattaagaacaaCTAAAAAGTTGTCTAAGGATAGTCATAAGTCTATTAGCTGTGTTTCCACTACAACAGGAGGTAAAGTGTCTTCGACAG CATCGGGCCGCAAATTGACCGTTAGCTCAAAACGTCCAGGAAATCTGGCGGTAATTAACAAATCCCAGACGTTACCTCGCAATTTGGGTTCGAAGAATGCAAGTAGCACAGCAGTGCCAAGACAGCCAGTTAAAACTGCGGCTACACCACCCGCGGTGCGCAGGCAATTT ACATCGGGAAGAAATACGCCACCACAACGTGCTCGTACTCCTATCAGTACGAGTTCTAATTATGGTAATCAAAGCAGCGGTAGTGGCACTGCACCAGCCGTAACTGTTAAAGGGGTAGAACAAAAATTGGTGCAAATAATTTTGGATGAGATCGTAGAGGGCGGTGCAAAAGTAGAATGGTCGGACATAGCCGGTCAGGAGGTAGCTAAACAGGCTTTGCAGGAAATGGTGATTTTGCCTTCGGTGCGTCCTGAACTTTTTACAG GTTTGCGTGCACCTGCTAAGGGTTTGCTATTGTTCGGGCCACCAGGGAATGGTAAAACGCTATTGGCGCGTGCTGTCGCAACCGAATGTAGTgcgacatttttaaatatttctgcgGCCTCTCTCACGAGTAAATATGTTGGAGATGGCGAAAAATTGGTGCGTGCATTATTCGCTGTGGCTCGTGAAATGCAGCCATCTATTATATTTATCGATGAAGTTGATTCATTGCTATCAGAACGTAGTAGCAACGAGCATGAAGCTTCACGTCGTCTTAAAACAGAATTTTTAGTCGAATTCGATGGTCTGCCGGGAAATCCGGAAGGTGATCGTATTGTTGTATTAGCCGCTACAAATCGACCGCAAGAGCTAGATGAAGCTGCATTGCGACGCTTTACAAAGCGTGTATACGTCTCGCTGCCGGACATTGATACACGTGAACTATTGTTGAGCCGTCTACTTGAGAAACAAGGTAGTCCACTCGGCACAGAAGCCTTACGCCGCTTGGCAAAGCTTACCGATGGCTATTCAGGTTCTGATCTAACGGCTTTAGCCAAAGATGCTGCACTTGAACCAATACGTGAACTTAACATGGAGCAAGTCAAATGTTTAGATATTAGTGCAATGCGCCcgatcaccgaaaacgattttcACAATTCATTGAAACGAATTCGGCGTTCGGTAGCTTCGCAGAGTTTGAACTCATATGAAAAATGGTCACAAGAGTATGGTgatataacaatttaa
- the spas gene encoding spastin isoform X2, translating to MVRNKTQSTSSSSSGNASGSASNSSSSTKSPIRQSCANSNNINSGARTHRKSSSTCSVALADDSKPASSSSRRSQPQSNNNTSSHTDEETDAEYDRTPTDGAPSISSVHKQNLYIVSFPIIFLFNILRSLIYQLFCIFRYVYGASTKVIYRPHKRECNIEIVVGSNKSFQNSRNESTLPNEIDKNQLVQYHSRNSSLATYPLAGGTGIGIGNIAAVSGQQRYRSAQQLDMSGRGNPSSSPGPGDPLLAKQKHHHRRAFEYISKALKIDEENEGHKELAIELYRKGIKELEDGIAVDCWSGRGDVWERAQRLHDKMQTNLSMARDRLHFLASGRKLTVSSKRPGNLAVINKSQTLPRNLGSKNASSTAVPRQPVKTAATPPAVRRQFTSGRNTPPQRARTPISTSSNYGNQSSGSGTAPAVTVKGVEQKLVQIILDEIVEGGAKVEWSDIAGQEVAKQALQEMVILPSVRPELFTGLRAPAKGLLLFGPPGNGKTLLARAVATECSATFLNISAASLTSKYVGDGEKLVRALFAVAREMQPSIIFIDEVDSLLSERSSNEHEASRRLKTEFLVEFDGLPGNPEGDRIVVLAATNRPQELDEAALRRFTKRVYVSLPDIDTRELLLSRLLEKQGSPLGTEALRRLAKLTDGYSGSDLTALAKDAALEPIRELNMEQVKCLDISAMRPITENDFHNSLKRIRRSVASQSLNSYEKWSQEYGDITI from the exons ATGGTGCGTAACAAAACGCAATCAACTTCTTCGTCATCCTCGGGCAATGCAAGTGGCAGTGCAAGTAATAGTAGCAGTAGCACTAAATCTCCTATCCGCCAGAGCTGcgccaacagcaacaatataAACAGTGGCGCGCGTACACACCGTAAATCATCTAGTACCTGCAGTGTTGCATTAGCCGACGACTCAAAGCCAGCATCGTCATCTAGTCGGCGCTCACAACCACAATCTAACAATAATACCTCTTCTCATACCGACGAGGAGACGGACGCAGAATATGACAGAACCCCTACTGACGGCGCCCCATCGATCAGTTCAGTGCACAAGCAAAATCTTTATATCGTTTCGTTTCCCATAATTTTCCTCTTCAATATACTGCGTTCGTTGATTTATcaattgttttgcatttttcgaTATGTATACGGGGCTAGCACAAAAGTGATCTATCGGCCTCATAAACGAGAGTGTAACATTGAAATTGTTGTTGGTTCTAATAAATCGTTTCAAAACTCGCGAAACGAAAGTACTTTACCAAACGAAATTGACAAAAATCAGCTCGTACAATATCATTCGCGTAATTCATCTTTGGCTACTTATCCACTAGCTGGGGGAACTGGAATTGGTATTGGAAATATTGCTGCAGTCAGTGGTCAACAGCGTTATCGTTCTGCACAACAGCTAGATATGTCCGGAAGAGGAAACCCATCTAGTTCTCCGGGACCTGGTGATCCTCTGCTGGCTAAACAAAAACACCACCACCGCAGGGCGTTTGAGTACATTTCCAAAGCACTGAAAATTGATGAAGAAAACGAAG GTCACAAAGAACTGGCCATCGAATTGTATAGGAAAGGAATTAAGGAATTGGAAGATGGAATTGCAGTTGATTGTTGGAGTGGTCGAGGTGATGTTTGGGAACGAGCACAACGATTACATgacaaaatgcaaacaaatctTTCGATGGCTCGAGATCGCTTACACTTTTTAG CATCGGGCCGCAAATTGACCGTTAGCTCAAAACGTCCAGGAAATCTGGCGGTAATTAACAAATCCCAGACGTTACCTCGCAATTTGGGTTCGAAGAATGCAAGTAGCACAGCAGTGCCAAGACAGCCAGTTAAAACTGCGGCTACACCACCCGCGGTGCGCAGGCAATTT ACATCGGGAAGAAATACGCCACCACAACGTGCTCGTACTCCTATCAGTACGAGTTCTAATTATGGTAATCAAAGCAGCGGTAGTGGCACTGCACCAGCCGTAACTGTTAAAGGGGTAGAACAAAAATTGGTGCAAATAATTTTGGATGAGATCGTAGAGGGCGGTGCAAAAGTAGAATGGTCGGACATAGCCGGTCAGGAGGTAGCTAAACAGGCTTTGCAGGAAATGGTGATTTTGCCTTCGGTGCGTCCTGAACTTTTTACAG GTTTGCGTGCACCTGCTAAGGGTTTGCTATTGTTCGGGCCACCAGGGAATGGTAAAACGCTATTGGCGCGTGCTGTCGCAACCGAATGTAGTgcgacatttttaaatatttctgcgGCCTCTCTCACGAGTAAATATGTTGGAGATGGCGAAAAATTGGTGCGTGCATTATTCGCTGTGGCTCGTGAAATGCAGCCATCTATTATATTTATCGATGAAGTTGATTCATTGCTATCAGAACGTAGTAGCAACGAGCATGAAGCTTCACGTCGTCTTAAAACAGAATTTTTAGTCGAATTCGATGGTCTGCCGGGAAATCCGGAAGGTGATCGTATTGTTGTATTAGCCGCTACAAATCGACCGCAAGAGCTAGATGAAGCTGCATTGCGACGCTTTACAAAGCGTGTATACGTCTCGCTGCCGGACATTGATACACGTGAACTATTGTTGAGCCGTCTACTTGAGAAACAAGGTAGTCCACTCGGCACAGAAGCCTTACGCCGCTTGGCAAAGCTTACCGATGGCTATTCAGGTTCTGATCTAACGGCTTTAGCCAAAGATGCTGCACTTGAACCAATACGTGAACTTAACATGGAGCAAGTCAAATGTTTAGATATTAGTGCAATGCGCCcgatcaccgaaaacgattttcACAATTCATTGAAACGAATTCGGCGTTCGGTAGCTTCGCAGAGTTTGAACTCATATGAAAAATGGTCACAAGAGTATGGTgatataacaatttaa
- the mRpL11 gene encoding large ribosomal subunit protein uL11m produces MSKAAGKLKILKKTADKITHTTKLKTNIPAGMAAAGPPLGPMLGQRAINIAAFCKDFNTRTAEIKEGIPLPSRISVNSDRSYNLVIHSPPATFLLKQAAGIPRGAMQPGREIAGMITLKHLYEIAAIKIQDPPNSLLTMQQMCEMLVGIARTCGIKIVRELNPEEYAKFLEDRQAIVAEQKRELQEKREAKMLRTG; encoded by the exons ATGTCAAAAGCAGCaggaaaacttaaaattttaaagaaaacagcTGATAAAATTACACATACgactaaattaaaaactaatatacCTGCTGGTATGGCTGCTGCTGGTCCTCCGCTAGGTCCAATGCTTGGTCAG CGTGCTATCAATATTGCTGCATTTTGCAAAGATTTTAACACACGGACAGCAGAAATAAAAGAAGGCATTCCACTTCCAAGTCGTATTTCAGTTAACAGCGATCGCAGCTATAACTTGGTTATACACTCTCCACCCGCAACCTTTTTGCTGAAACAAGCTGCCGGCATTCCTCGCGGTGCTATGCAACCTGGCCGGGAAATCGCTGGTATGATCACTTTGAAGCATTTATACGAAATTGCCGCAATTAAAATACAAGACCCACCTAATTCCTTGTTAACAATGCAG caaatgtgcgaaatgctTGTAGGCATTGCACGCACGTGCGGAATAAAAATTGTACGAGAACTTAATCCAGAGGAATATGCTAAATTTTTAGAAGATCGACAAGCAATTGTTGCAGAACAAAAACGTGAATTACAAGAAAAACGTGAAGCAAAGATGCTGAGGACAGGTTAA
- the LOC106619595 gene encoding ribosomal RNA processing protein 36 homolog isoform X2 yields MSFEEIMKLKEELGAKLYNEAVLGVDNDKTEKSSSNKLNRFKRLNKNRPRELTAKRQVPFVSIEQMKQNKTEEKFRDPRFDENCGDFNVKHFKENYKFLSRIRQKDISRLRKQLRETTNSDDRKSLQTEIQKLVNKNVEERKWHIKQQELKREKLEIQDAMQKGLKPHYKTKRERRAKELVTQFEKLKESGKLNKHLEKRRKKNAAKDRKQLGIA; encoded by the exons ATGAGCTTTgaagaaattatgaaattaaaagagGAGTTGGGTGCAAAGCTATACAATGAAGCTGTTTTGGGAGTAGATAATGACAAAACTGAGAAGTCAAGCAGTAATAAACTTAATAGATTTAAACGATTGAATAAAAACCGTCCACGCGAATTGACTGCTAAAAGACAGGTGCCTTTTGTATCTATCGaacaaatgaaacaaaataaaacggaAGAGAAATTCCGTGATCCCCGATTTGATGAAAATTGTGGAGACTTTAATGTAAAACAtttcaaagaaaattataaatttctttcgAGAATTCGGCAAAAAGATATTTCAAGACTACGTAAACAATTACGTGAAACGACTAACAGCGATGATCGTAAAAGTCTGCAAACAGAGATCCAAAAGCTTGTTAATAAAAACGTTGAGGAAAGAAAATGGCACATAAAACAACAGGAGCTGAAACGTGAAAAATTAGAGATTCAAGACGCGATGCAGAAAGGACTTAAGCcacattataaaacaaaaa GGGAGCGACGTGCTAAAGAATTGGTTACCCAGTTCGAGAAACTTAAGGAATCGGGTAAACTCAACAAACATTTGGAAAAACGCCGCAAGAAAAATGCTGCCAAGGATCGAAAACAACTTGGAATTGCGtag
- the LOC106619595 gene encoding ribosomal RNA processing protein 36 homolog isoform X1, whose translation MSSSSSDSEDSVQHEEQRDSIRKDLSKMSFEEIMKLKEELGAKLYNEAVLGVDNDKTEKSSSNKLNRFKRLNKNRPRELTAKRQVPFVSIEQMKQNKTEEKFRDPRFDENCGDFNVKHFKENYKFLSRIRQKDISRLRKQLRETTNSDDRKSLQTEIQKLVNKNVEERKWHIKQQELKREKLEIQDAMQKGLKPHYKTKRERRAKELVTQFEKLKESGKLNKHLEKRRKKNAAKDRKQLGIA comes from the exons atgtcctCATCATCTTCAGACAGTGAGGATTCAGTCCAACATGAAGAACAAAGG gaCTCAATTCGGAAAGATCTTAGTAAAATGAGCTTTgaagaaattatgaaattaaaagagGAGTTGGGTGCAAAGCTATACAATGAAGCTGTTTTGGGAGTAGATAATGACAAAACTGAGAAGTCAAGCAGTAATAAACTTAATAGATTTAAACGATTGAATAAAAACCGTCCACGCGAATTGACTGCTAAAAGACAGGTGCCTTTTGTATCTATCGaacaaatgaaacaaaataaaacggaAGAGAAATTCCGTGATCCCCGATTTGATGAAAATTGTGGAGACTTTAATGTAAAACAtttcaaagaaaattataaatttctttcgAGAATTCGGCAAAAAGATATTTCAAGACTACGTAAACAATTACGTGAAACGACTAACAGCGATGATCGTAAAAGTCTGCAAACAGAGATCCAAAAGCTTGTTAATAAAAACGTTGAGGAAAGAAAATGGCACATAAAACAACAGGAGCTGAAACGTGAAAAATTAGAGATTCAAGACGCGATGCAGAAAGGACTTAAGCcacattataaaacaaaaa GGGAGCGACGTGCTAAAGAATTGGTTACCCAGTTCGAGAAACTTAAGGAATCGGGTAAACTCAACAAACATTTGGAAAAACGCCGCAAGAAAAATGCTGCCAAGGATCGAAAACAACTTGGAATTGCGtag
- the LOC106619607 gene encoding splicing regulator SDE2: MVFIYLDKELLLKTNVEKCLEIKQLISHKFGLLPKEIYLEKDGRRLSMDDNISGAAQCRVRVLGGKGGFGSMLRAIGAQIEKTTNREACRDLSGRRLRDINEEKRLKAVLEKMEDLERESQERKKRKIEKLLSVPKHDFKDEEYEDTRAKLEDKVNSAVEEGLKKSEVKPGTSKDSLKRKHTKSSVANPKKKKNALWIDDDLLNSDESSSEDSSDESRVHKIISLKEIDAKPNNIRQNPEK, from the exons AtggtgtttatttatttggacAAGGAACTTCTGCTCAAAACAAATGTGGAAAAGTGCTTAGAAATCAAACAATTGATTTCACACAAATTT GGCTTATTACCAAAAGAAATATATCTCGAGAAAGATGGACGTCGATTATCAATGGATGACAATATTTCTGGTGCTGCACAATGTCGCGTACGGGTTTTAGGTGGCAAAGGTGGATTCGGTTCTATGCTACGAGCCATTGGTGCACAAATAGAAAAGACAACAAACAGAGAAGCGTGTCGCGACCTAAGCGGGCGCCGTTTACGTGACATCAATGAAGAAAAGCGTCTTAAAGCAGTTTTGGAGAAAATGGAAGATTTAGAACGAGAATCACAGGAACGAAAAAAGCGGAAAATTGAAAAACTACTGTCAGTTCCTAAGCATGATTTTAAAGACGAGGAGTATGAAGACACTAGAGCGAAATTAGAGGATAAAGTAAACAGCGCGGTAGAGGAGGGTCTTAAAAAGAGTGAGGTTAAACCCGGTACCAGCAAAGATTCGCTGAAACGTAAGCACACAAAATCAAGCGTAGCAAATCCCAAAAAGAAGAAGAATGCTCTATGGATTGATGACGATCTTTTAAACTCTGACGAAAGTAGCAGTGAAGATTCCTCTGATGAATCTAGGGTACATAAAATTATATCCCTTAAAGAAATAGATGCAAAACCAAACAATATTCGACAAAATCCAGAAAAATGA
- the Atg6 gene encoding beclin-1-like protein → MSEADKVAVSFACQSCMQPIFLEEGLDNIDVHSMAELALPIYAGNENVLDTHNVNVFDHFVPPFRLSDSINGTGFMLVSDGREKKLSASFKLKAELFDCLSSNSEIDHPLCGDCADSMLEIMDQELKIAEQEWRDYKNYLDNLEQQQECPNIADLERELNELRENESRMLAELEKLKLEEQSLNEEVKKEEEEKIKLQQQEAIYWREYTKHRRELMLTEDEKRSLECQISYAEQQLEKLKDANIFNITFHIWHAGHFGTINNFRLGRLPSASVDWSEINAAWGQTVLLLCALARKIGLTFERYRIVPFGNHSYVEVIGENRELPLYGTGGFKFFWDTKFDAAMVAFLDCLTQFRQEVEKRDTEFLLPYKMEKGKIIDPSTGNSYSIKIQFNSEEQWTKALKFMLTNLKWGLAWVSSQFAND, encoded by the exons atgagtGAGGCGGATAAAGTGGCCGTATCATTTGCTTGCCAAAGTTGTATGCAACCGATCTTTTTGGAGGAAGGTCTGGATAACATCGATGTACACTCCATGGCAGAACTTGCAT TGCCTATTTATGCGGGTAATGAAAATGTACTAGACACTCATAACGTTAATGTTTTCGATCATTTTGTACCTCCATTCCGTTTGTCGGATTCAATTAATGGCACTGGTTTCATGCTTGTTTCGGATGGTCGCGAAAAGAAATTGAGTGCTTCTTTCAAACTAAAAGCCGAATTATTTGATTGCCTCTCTTCGAATTCAGAAATTGATCATCCATTATGTGGGGATTGTGCTGACTCCATGTTAGAAATAATGGACCAGGAATTAAAAATTGCAGAGCAAGAATGGCGTGATTATAAAAACTACTTGGACAATCTGGAACAGCAACAAGAATGCCCAAACATCGCAGATTTAGAGCGAGAACTGAATGAACTGAGAGAAAACGAGTCCCGAATGTTGGCAGAGTTAGAAAAACTAAAACTAGAGGAGCAATCTTTGAATGAAGAAGTTAAAAAGGAAGAAGAAGAGAAGATCAAACTTCAACAACAAGAGGCAATATACTGGCGTGAATATACGAAGCATCGAAGAGAACTGATGCTCACAGAGGATGAGAAACGAAGTCTCGAATGCCAAATAAGTTATGCAGAGCAGCAACTTGAAAAATTGAAAgatgcaaacatttttaatatcaccTTTCATATATGGCATGCTGGCCATTTTGgtactataaataattttagactTGGCCGATTGCCTTCTGCCTCTGTGGATTGGTCTGAAATAAATGCTGCCTGGGGACAGACAGTTTTGCTGTTATGTGCTCTTGCAAGAAAAATAGGACTAACTTTTGAACGCTATCGAATTGTACCTTTTGGAAATCATTCATACGTTGAAGTGATTGGAGAAAACCGTGAGTTGCCTTTGTATGGAACCGGAGGATTCAAATTCTTTTGGGATACTAAGTTCGACGCTGCCATGGTAGCTTTTCTAGATTGTTTAACGCAATTTAGGCAAGAAGTAGAAAAACGTGACACTGAATTCCTTTTGCCATATAAAATGGAGAAAGGAAAAATCATAGACCCGTCCACGGGAAATTCATATTCAATTAA AATACAATTTAACTCGGAAGAACAGTGGACCAAagctttaaaatttatgttgacAAACCTGAAATGGGGTCTGGCATGGGTATCGTCGCAGTTTGCAAATGACTAA
- the Pisd gene encoding phosphatidylserine decarboxylase proenzyme, mitochondrial isoform X1, whose protein sequence is MVSYFVPRGRFLIKASSLRQAAHLKQVQQHDEGKWPMFRNFRQTFSIKLAKGKIPNNSKQANIKPVVRCNSTLGKIGHKNEKKSDKQDLVNSSVWTKWTGFLLRWTPVGICLFGVIEWQLHKQKCEKENLARTASSFQSKVYCSLPLRIISRCWGWLAGCYVPVYLRPYIYGWYSNMFGVNLEEALYPDYKYYNSLAEFFTRPLREGVRPIDSNAAIISPADGRVLHFGTAQNKLIEEVKGIKYSVSSFLGPVTWHKRLTGEFTEELKENNDGSTELFQCVIYLAPGDYHRFHSPADWQPKLRRHFVGELLSVNPRVVTWLPDLFCLNERAVYLGNWKHGFFSYAAVGATNVGSVQIYVDENLKTNRWMGLKFGEHRDRHIYDEVELSDNKVFGRGELLGQFNMGSTIVLLFEAPKNFKFNIKIGQKVQVGESLGILE, encoded by the coding sequence ATGGTATCATATTTTGTACCGCGTGGGCGCTTCCTTATCAAAGCAAGCAGTTTGAGACAAGCAGCTCATTTGAAGCAAGTCCAACAACATGATGAAGGAAAATGGCCTATGTTTCGTAATTTTCGtcaaactttttcaataaagtTAGCTAAAGGTAAAATACCTAACAATTCGAAACAGGCAAATATAAAACCAGTTGTTCGTTGCAACAGCACCTTGGGAAAGATCGgtcataaaaatgaaaagaaatccGATAAACAAGATCTTGTGAATTCAAGTGTTTGGACAAAATGGACCGGCTTTCTTTTACGTTGGACACCTGTTGGAATTTGCCTATTTGGGGTTATAGAGTGGCAGCTACACAAGCAAAAATGTGAAAAGGAAAACTTGGCTCGTACTGCATCGTCTTTCCAATCAAAAGTATACTGCTCCTTACCACTCCGAATAATTAGTCGATGCTGGGGCTGGTTAGCTGGATGCTATGTACCTGTTTATTTGCGGCCATATATTTACGGTTGGTACTCAAATATGTTCGGTGTTAATTTGGAAGAAGCATTATATCCTGATTATAAATACTATAATAGCCTTGCGGAATTCTTTACTCGACCACTACGAGAAGGTGTGCGTCCAATTGATTCCAATGCTGCCATTATATCTCCTGCAGATGGACGAGTTTTGCATTTTGGAACTGCACAAAACAAGTTAATAGAAGAAGTGAAAGGTATTAAGTATAGTGTATCGTCATTTTTAGGACCAGTAACATGGCACAAACGGTTAACCGGTGAATTCACGGAAGAATTGAAAGAAAATAACGATGGTTCAACCGAACTTTTCCAATGCGTAATTTACTTGGCACCTGGTGATTATCATCGCTTCCATTCGCCAGCTGATTGGCAACCAAAGTTAAGACGTCATTTTGTCGGCGAACTGTTATCAGTTAATCCACGCGTAGTCACTTGGCTTCCCGATCTGTTTTGTCTGAACGAAAGAGCTGTGTATTTGGGCAATTGGAAACATGGTTTCTTTAGTTACGCAGCAGTAGGCGCAACAAATGTTGGTTCGGTACAAATATATGTGGATgagaatttaaaaacaaaccGTTGGATGGGCTTAAAATTTGGAGAACATAGAGATCGTCATATTTACGATGAAGTTGAATTATCGGATAATAAAGTCTTCGGACGAGGTGAATTGCTGGGACAATTCAATATGGGTAGCACTATTGTGTTATTGTTTGAAgcaccaaaaaattttaaatttaatataaagattGGTCAAAAGGTACAAGTCGGCGAATCTCTAGGTATCTTAGAGTAA
- the Pisd gene encoding phosphatidylserine decarboxylase proenzyme, mitochondrial isoform X2, whose product MLGLVSWMLCTCLFAAIYLRLAEFFTRPLREGVRPIDSNAAIISPADGRVLHFGTAQNKLIEEVKGIKYSVSSFLGPVTWHKRLTGEFTEELKENNDGSTELFQCVIYLAPGDYHRFHSPADWQPKLRRHFVGELLSVNPRVVTWLPDLFCLNERAVYLGNWKHGFFSYAAVGATNVGSVQIYVDENLKTNRWMGLKFGEHRDRHIYDEVELSDNKVFGRGELLGQFNMGSTIVLLFEAPKNFKFNIKIGQKVQVGESLGILE is encoded by the exons ATGCTGGGGCTGGTTAGCTGGATGCTATGTACCTGTTTATTTGCGGCCATATATTTACG CCTTGCGGAATTCTTTACTCGACCACTACGAGAAGGTGTGCGTCCAATTGATTCCAATGCTGCCATTATATCTCCTGCAGATGGACGAGTTTTGCATTTTGGAACTGCACAAAACAAGTTAATAGAAGAAGTGAAAGGTATTAAGTATAGTGTATCGTCATTTTTAGGACCAGTAACATGGCACAAACGGTTAACCGGTGAATTCACGGAAGAATTGAAAGAAAATAACGATGGTTCAACCGAACTTTTCCAATGCGTAATTTACTTGGCACCTGGTGATTATCATCGCTTCCATTCGCCAGCTGATTGGCAACCAAAGTTAAGACGTCATTTTGTCGGCGAACTGTTATCAGTTAATCCACGCGTAGTCACTTGGCTTCCCGATCTGTTTTGTCTGAACGAAAGAGCTGTGTATTTGGGCAATTGGAAACATGGTTTCTTTAGTTACGCAGCAGTAGGCGCAACAAATGTTGGTTCGGTACAAATATATGTGGATgagaatttaaaaacaaaccGTTGGATGGGCTTAAAATTTGGAGAACATAGAGATCGTCATATTTACGATGAAGTTGAATTATCGGATAATAAAGTCTTCGGACGAGGTGAATTGCTGGGACAATTCAATATGGGTAGCACTATTGTGTTATTGTTTGAAgcaccaaaaaattttaaatttaatataaagattGGTCAAAAGGTACAAGTCGGCGAATCTCTAGGTATCTTAGAGTAA